From Temnothorax longispinosus isolate EJ_2023e chromosome 3, Tlon_JGU_v1, whole genome shotgun sequence, one genomic window encodes:
- the LOC139810005 gene encoding protein unc-45 homolog B-like, giving the protein MRKSVMSAQKWNEKGVDEHEKDNLSEALSHYTNALKLEKKDLEKGLYYRNRAAVYSDLSDYEKVIEDCNSALKLCCNDALYHRCLALEALERFEEAYRDAETIISSDPNNKVFQRLARRLLKIVQEHKENSHTSPKVSEMLDLAFDVNSSEKEREIAMNNLLVLARDETGAEEIFKKEGLSKIVQLVKVEKNEKVICSAIRIVGELCENNFSRTKFVMKHVGLSWCLELMNSTSTERVNASQYCLQNILNTYIDMNNKPDSNLNEDLCEAQKEIDMIMLCLLYSITSRTITGPARDAIIKLIMGNIHCVTMLDWAKRFVELRGVQRLMEVASEMEEYNSESLLDITSSTRTITSVCLAMVYKNVYKNCDDEKTFTNAVDEFIEDKLHSPDIQSKVRVVVAITTLLFGPSDVGNAVVVKEGILEMIFVMAGTDDVLQQTVALECIVAAVTRKDKVDAIINQGVNILKKLCESKDESIRVRALLGLCKLGSSGDPDATIRPFADGVTKELAEACKRLLINPKKEKNMRKLAIKGLSYLTFNAKIKAELIEDQEAIHTMIEIAKTGDQSVLFGVLTTLVNLCNAYDEQEPEMIELTKFVKYHFPKESELDDDNFEERLCALAKAGVISDLVNFAKTDSQNCKELIARVFNAICNLLELREIVVLQGGTEALLSLALDGTVKGKKLASRALVHLGLTIRPEVAFPGHLITEVVQPIVNLLNPECSVDENCQILTALCNLAEVNDSMREHIFKGVFQKIEIFLNDVDNSLKLASANLINLLFLSREVAIQYLEQDNSRVEYLMVLYKDENPDIKFAAAAALVKLTVANKEACKKVFDSNFWLKFLRFLLTNPSSNIQEMGIIFVLSMIRNMEDFAAKLIETDIIGLLRSLNKNDTVQNKNIKELTSIALEAVAERSSREGLIVMIRWERDAACRLGQLDLLNRLEKKLWVYEHTKNVPLNVYSEFGKILTGRRHFC; this is encoded by the exons ATGAGGAAGTCGGTTATGAGTGCACAGAAATGGAACGAGAAGGGTGTCGATGAGCATGAAAAAGACAATTTGTCAGAAGCATTAAGTCACTACACGAACGCACTGAAACTAGAAAAGAAGGATCTTGAAAAAGGACTCTACTACAGAAATCGAGCTGCTGTATATTCAGACCTGAGCGATTACGAGAAAGTGATTGAAGACTGCAACAGTGCGTTAAAGCTATGTTGTAACGACGCATTGTATCACAGATGTCTAGCACTAGAAGCATTAGAAAGATTCGAGGAGGCATATCGGGATGCAGAGACAATTATTTCATCTGATCCCAATAACAAAGTTTTTCAACGCTTAGCGAGACGCTTGCTTAAAATTGTACAAGAACATAAGGAAAACTCACATACTAGTCCTAag GTATCAGAAATGCTGGATCTAGCATTTGACGTGAACTCAAGTGAAAAGGAACGTGAAATTGCTATGAATAATTTGCTTGTGCTCGCACGTGACGAAACTGGTGCCGAGGAGATCTTCAAAAAGGAAGGTTTATCCAAAATCGTTCAACTTGTGAAAGTGGAAAAGAATGAGAAAGTGATCTGCAGCGCGATTCGTATTGTAGGCGAGTTATGCGAAAACAATTTCAGTCGAACTAAGTTTGTTATGAAACACGTCGGTCTGTCTTGGTGTCTGGAACTAATGAACAGCACATCTACAGAGAGAGTTAACGCGTCTCAATATTGTTTACAG aatatattgaaCACTTACATCGACATGAATAATAAACCCGATTCAAATCTCAACGAGGATTTATGCGAGGCGCAAAAGGAAATAGACATGATTATGTTGTGCTTGTTGTACAGTATAACAAGTAGAACAATAACAGGCCCTGCTAGAgatgcaataataaaacttattatgGGTAACATTCATTGCGTAACTATGTTAGACTGGGCCAAACGATTTGTCGAACTTCGCGGTGTGCAAAGATTGATGGAGGTAGCCAGTGAAATGGAGGAATACAATTCCGAATCTTTGCTAGACATCACGTCTTCCACGCGAACTATAACCAGTGTGTGCTTAGCAATGGTATATAAAAACGTGTATAAGAACTGTGATGATGAGAAAACATTTACCAACGCCGTTGATGAATTTATTGAAGATAAATTGCATTCGCCTGACATACAATCTAAA GTGCGTGTTGTAGTTGCGATAACAACCTTATTATTCGGCCCGTCAGATGTTGGAAACGCAGTTGTGGTTAAAGAAGGGATTTTAGAAATGATCTTCGTTATGGCGGGAACGGATGATGTATTGCAGCAGACAGTGGCTCTCGAATGTATCGTTGCCGCTGTGACCAGAAAAGACAAGGTCGACGCGATCATAAACCAAGgtgttaatatattgaaaaagctGTGCGAGTCTAAGGATGAATCAATTCGGGTTCGAGCGTTACTGGGTTTATGTAAGTTAGGTAGTTCCGGAGACCCAGACGCGACTATCAGACCGTTCGCGGATGGAGTGACCAAGGAATTGGCCGAGGCTTGCAAACGATTATTGATTAAtccaaagaaagaaaaaaatatgagaaaattggCCATAAAAGGTCTGTCATATCTTACTTTCAACGCCAAGATCAAAGCGGAGTTGATCGAGGATCAAGAAGCCATTCATACGATGATCGAGATTGCCAAGACTGGTGATCAGTCGGTTCTCTTCGGCGTGCTTACGACGTTGGTGAACTTGTGCAACGCTTATGACGAGCAAGAACCCGAGATGATAGAATTGACAAAGTTTGTCAAATATCATTTTCCCAAAGAATCTGAACTGGACGACGACAACTTCGAAGAAAGATTGTGCGCATTAGCAAAGGCCGGTGTGATCAGCGATCTGGTGAACTTCGCCAAAACGGACAGTCAGAACTGCAAGGAATTGATAGCGCGCGTTTTCAACGCGATATGCAATTTACTGGAATTGAGAGAAATAGTTGTTCTACAAGGCGGTACGGAGGCATTGTTGTCATTAGCGCTGGATGGCACAGTCAAGGGAAAGAAGCTTGCTTCGCGAGCCCTGGTCCATTTGGGACTCACGATACGTCCTGAGGTTGCATTTCCTGGTCATCTAATCACGGAGGTTGTTCAACCGATCGTAAATCTTCTGAACCCGGAGTGTTCCGTTGATGAGAATTGCCAGATTCTAACAGCTTTGTGCAATCTAGCTGAAGTCAACGACAGCATGCGAGAACATATATTCAAAGGAGTATTTCAGAAGATCGAGATTTTTTTGAATGACGTGGATAATAGTTTGAAATTGGCGTCTGCAAATCTTATAAACCTGTTGTTTTTAAGCCGTGAAGTCGCTATCCAGTATCTCGAGCAGGATAATTCTCGAGTTGAGTATCTTATGGTATTGTACAAGGACGAGAATCCAGATATTAAGTTCGCAGCAGCTGCAGCTCTAGTGAAGCTGACGGTGGCCAACAAAGAGGCTTGCAAGAAAGTTTTTGACTCGAATTTCTGGCTGAAATTCCTACGCTTTTTACTCACTAATCCAAGCAGTAACATACAAGAAATGGGTATTATATTTGTGCTAAGTATGATAAGAAACATGGAAGACTTTGCTGCAAAACTCATCGAAACAGACATAATAGGACTACTAAGGTCACTGAACAAGAACGATACCGTCCAAAACAAGAATATCAAGGAATTGACATCCATTGCTTTAGAGGCTGTTGCGGAACGATCTAGTAGAGAAGGACTCATTGTCATGATAAGATGGGAACGTGATGCAGCATGTCGATTAGGACAATTAGACCTTTTAAATcgtttggaaaaaaaattatgggtATATGAACATACTAAAAATGTACCCTTAAAC
- the LOC139810004 gene encoding protein unc-45 homolog B-like — translation MTESDMSAKEWNEKGNEEFEKGNLSEALSHYTNALNVEENDHDKRMYYRNQIATYLKLGNYEKVVEDCDNALMICCNHALYHRCLALEALERFEEAYRDAKIIISSDPNNKVIQPVATRLREIVQERRNKNIKISAKVLEMLDLAFDVNASEKEREIAMNNLFVLACDEAGADEIFKKKGVSKIAQLVKVETNEEVICSAIRIVGELCKNNISRTESVMKSVGLLWCLEIMNSTSLERVNASQCCLQNILNTYIIDMNNKPNSNSNKDLYEAQKKVDTIMLYLLHSITSRTITGPARDAVIKLITHNIRCVPTLDWAKRFVELRGVQRLMEVASEMEEYNSESLLDITSSTRTITSVCLAMVYKNVYKNCDDEKTFTNAVDEFIEDKLHSSDMQSKVRVVVAITTLLLGPSDVGNAIVAKEEILEMILVMAGTDNVLRQEVALECIVAAVTKKDKVDTIINQGLNILKKLCKSKDDSVRVRALVAFCKMGNSGDSDVTIRPFADGAAKKLVKACSRLVTNEELLSKKGRNMRELAVKGLSYLTFNAKVKKELIEDMEPIFYMIGIAETGDQSVLFDTVTTLVNLCNAYDEQEPEIIKLTKFVKYHFPEESELDDDNFEERRCALAEASVITDLVYLNTKTDNQNCKELIARVFNACSEQTLREIVADKGGTETLLSLALDGTVKGKKQASLALVRLALTKRPEVAFPGHLITEVVQPIVNLLNPECSIDENCQTLTALCNLAEVNDSMREHIFKEGVFQKIETFLNDEDNSLKLASANLINILILSREVAIQCFEQDNSRVDYLMLLYKDENKYIKFAAAAALVKLTVANKEACKKVLDSNFWLDFPRFSLTNPSSNVREMGIIFVLSMIRSMEDVAAKLIETGIMELLRALNNTVQNNHVKELQSIALEAVAERSSREEFIVMLRWERDVACRLKQLKLLNHLEKKLWVYERTKNVPPKIYSEFGEILTRDIFIKKRQNI, via the exons ATGACAGAGTCAGATATGAGTGCAAAGGAATGGAACGAGAAGGGTAATGAAGAGTTTGAAAAAGGCAATTTGTCTGAAGCATTAAGTCACTATACAAACGCACTGAATGTAGAAGAGAACGATCATGACAAAAGAATGTACTACAGAAATCAAATTGCTACTTATTTAAAACTGGGCAATTACGAGAAAGTGGTTGAAGACTGCGACAATGCATTAATGATATGTTGTAACCACGCATTGTATCACAGATGTCTAGCACTAGAAGCGTTAGAAAGATTCGAGGAGGCATATCGGGATGCGAAGATCATTATCTCATCTGACCCCAACAACAAAGTTATTCAGCCCGTAGCGACGCGCTTACGTGAAATTGTACAAGAAcgtcgtaataaaaatataaaaattagtgcCAAG GTATTAGAAATGCTGGATCTAGCATTTGACGTGAACGCAAGTGAGAAGGAACGTGAAATCGCTATGAATAATTTGTTTGTGCTCGCATGTGACGAAGCTGGTGCCGACGAGATCTTCAAGAAGAAAGGTGTGTCGAAAATCGCACAACTTGTGAAAGTGGAAACAAACGAGGAAGTAATCTGTAGCGCGATTCGTATTGTAGGCgagttatgtaaaaataatattagtcgAACCGAGTCTGTTATGAAATCTGTCGGTTTGCTTTGGTGTCTGGAAATAATGAACAGTACATCTTTAGAGAGAGTTAATGCGTCTCAATGTTGTTTACAG aatatattgaaCACTTACATCATCGACATGAATAATAAACCCAATTCAAATTCCAACAAGGATTTGTACGAGGCGCAAAAAAAAGTAGACACGATTATGTTGTACTTATTGCACAGCATAACGAGTAGAACGATAACTGGCCCTGCTAGAGACGCagtaataaaacttattacgCATAACATTCGTTGCGTACCTACGTTAGACTGGGCCAAACGATTTGTCGAACTTCGCGGTGTGCAAAGATTGATGGAAGTAGCCAGTGAAATGGAGGAATATAATTCCGAATCTTTGCTAGACATCACGTCTTCCACGCGAACTATAACCAGTGTGTGCTTAGCAATGGTATATAAAAACGTGTATAAGAACTGTGATGATGAGAAAACATTTACCAACGCCGTTGATGAATTTATTGAAGATAAATTGCATTCGTCTGACATGCAATCTAAA GTGCGTGTAGTAGTTGCGATAACTACCTTATTATTAGGTCCATCAGATGTTGGAAACGCAATTGTGGCTAAAGAAGAGATTTTGGAGATGATCCTTGTTATGGCGGGAACGGATAATGTATTGCGGCAGGAAGTGGCTCTCGAATGTATCGTTGCCGCTGTGACCAAAAAAGACAAGGTCGACACGATCATAAATCAAGGtcttaatatattgaaaaagctATGTAAATCCAAGGATGATTCAGTTCGGGTTCGAGCCTTAGTGGCTTTTTGCAAGATGGGTAATTCCGGAGACTCAGACGTGACTATCAGACCGTTCGCGGATGGAGCGGCCAAAAAATTGGTTAAGGCTTGCAGTCGATTGGTGACTAATGAAGAATTGTTGTCAAAGAAAGGAAGGAATATGAGAGAGTTGGCCGTAAAAGGTCTGTCGTATCTCACTTTCAATGCTAAAGTCAAAAAGGAGTTGATCGAGGATATGGAAcccattttttatatgattggTATCGCCGAGACTGGTGATCAATCGGTTCTCTTCGACACGGTTACGACGTTGGTGAACTTGTGCAACGCTTATGACGAGCAAGAACCcgagataataaaattgacaaagtTTGTCAAATATCATTTTCCCGAGGAATCTGAATTGGACGACGACAACTTCGAAGAAAGAAGGTGCGCATTAGCAGAGGCCAGTGTGATCACCGATCTGGTGTATCTCAACACCAAAACGGACAATCAGAACTGCAAGGAATTGATAGCGCGCGTTTTCAATGCATGCAGTGAACAGACATTGAGAGAAATAGTTGCTGATAAAGGCGGCACGGAGACATTGTTGTCGTTGGCGCTGGATGGCACAGTCAAGGGAAAGAAGCAGGCTTCGCTAGCCCTGGTCCGTTTGGCACTCACAAAACGTCCTGAGGTTGCATTTCCTGGTCATTTAATCACGGAGGTTGTTCAACCGATCGTAAATCTTCTGAACCCGGAGTGTTCCATTGATGAGAATTGCCAGACTCTAACAGCTTTGTGCAATCTAGCTGAAGTCAACGACAGCATGCGAGAACATATATTCAAAGAAGGAGTATTTCAGAAGATCGAGACCTTTCTGAATGACGAGGATAATAGTTTGAAATTGGCGTCTGCAaatcttataaacattttgatattaagCCGTGAAGTCGCTATCCAGTGTTTCGAGCAGGATAATTCTCGAGTTGATTATCTTATGTTATTGTACAAGGacgagaataaatatattaagtttGCAGCAGCTGCAGCTCTAGTGAAACTGACGGTGGCCAACAAAGAGGCTTGTAAGAAAGTTTTGGACTCGAATTTCTGGCTAGATTTCCCACGCTTTTCACTCACTAATCCAAGTAGTAACGTACGAGAGATGGGTATTATATTTGTGCTAAGTATGATAAGAAGCATGGAAGATGTTGCTGCAAAACTTATCGAAACAGGCATAATGGAACTACTGAGAGCATTGAACAATACCGTGCAAAACAATCATGTTAAGGAATTGCAATCCATTGCTTTAGAGGCTGTTGCGGAACGATCTAGTAGAGAAGAATTCATTGTCATGCTAAGATGGGAACGTGATGTAGCATGTcgattaaaacaattaaaacttcTAAATCATTTGGAAAAGAAGTTATGGGTGTATGAACGTACTAAAAATGTACCTCCAAAAATATACTCAGAATTTGGAGAGATACTAACAAgagatatctttattaaaaaaagacaaaatatttaa
- the Ints11 gene encoding integrator complex subunit 11 has product MPDIKVTPLGAGQDVGRSCILVSMGGKNIMLDCGMHMGFNDERRFPDFSYIVPEGPVTNYIDCVIISHFHLDHCGALPYFTEMVGYTGPIYMTHPTKAIAPILLEDMRKVAVERKGESNFFTSQMIKDCMKKVIAVTLHQSVMVDPELEIKAYYAGHVLGAAMFWIRVGSQTIVYTGDYNMTPDRHLGAAWIDKCRPDLLISESTYATTIRDSKRCRERDFLKKVHECIDRGGKVLIPVFALGRAQELCILLETYWERMNLKVPVYFALGLTEKANNYYKMFITWTNQKIKKTFVQRNMFDFKHIKPFDKAYIDNPGAMVVFATPGMLHAGLSLQIFKKWAPNESNMVIMPGFCVQGTVGHKVLNGTRRIEFENRQIVEVKMAVEYMSFSAHADAKGIMQLIQYCEPKNVMLVHGEFAKMEYLKEKIKQEFGVSCYNPANGETCIITTTSKVPVDASLALLKAEAKRYSALPPDPKRRRLLHSVLMLREDGVCLVDADEVAKAAGITKHVVRFTSTVQVRDPGPAHATTLKLLQPLKERLSGWTVQLTDGSISVESVLVKVEGDEDDQKSVYVSWTNQDEDLGSYILGFLQTMLN; this is encoded by the exons ATGCCAGATATAAAAGTTACACCACTTGGGGCTGGGCAGGATGTTGGACGAAGTTGCATCCTGGTCTCCATGGGTGGCAAAAACATCATGCTGGACTGTGGAATGCACATGGGGTTCAATGACGAGAGACGCTTCCCAGACTTTTCCTACATAGTTCCAGAAGGACCTGTGACCAATTATATCGACTGTGTCATTATCTCTCATTTTCACTTGGATCATTGCGGCGCTCTTCCATATTTTACAGAGATG GTAGGCTACACTGGACCGATTTACATGACACATCCGACTAAGGCTATTGCGCCAATCTTGCTGGAGGACATGAGGAAAGTTGCGGTCGAACGCAAAGGCGAGAGCAACTTTTTCACATCGCAGATGATTAAGGACTGTATGAAGAAAGTTATCGCCGTTACGCTTCATCAGTCCGTTATGGTCGATCCAGAATTGGAGATAAAGGCATACTATGCCGGACACGTTCTCGGAGCAGCTATGTTTTGGATTCGCGTAGGATCGCAGACTATCGTATATACAGGAGATTATAATATGACGCCGGATCGGCACTTGGGTGCTGCATGGATTGACAAATGCAGGCCGGACTTATTAATATCAGAGTCGACATATGCGACCACAATTAGAGATTCGAAGAGGTGTAGGGAAAGAGATTTTCTCAAGAAA GTACACGAATGCATCGACAGAGGCGGAAAGGTGTTGATTCCCGTATTCGCTCTCGGTCGTGCCCAAGAGCTGTGCATACTTTTAGAAACTTATTGGGAAAGGATGAATCTAAAAGTACCAGTTTATTTCGCGCTTGGTTTGACCGAGAAGGccaacaattattataaaatgtttatcacATGGACTAAtcagaaaattaagaaaacgtTCGTACAACGGAACATGTTTGACTTTAAGCATATAAAACCGTTTGATAAAGCGTATATCGATAATCCAGGTGCGATGGTGGTGTTCGCCACGCCAGGAATGTTACACGCTGGTCTCTCCCTGCagatatttaagaaatggGCGCCTAATGAATCCAACATGGTTATTATGCCGGGTTTTTGCGTGCAGGGTACCGTGGGCCACAAGGTTTTGAACGGTACACGGAGAATAGAGTTTGAGAATCGGCAGATCGTGGAGGTAAAGATGGCCGTGGAGTACATGTCCTTCTCCGCTCATGCTGACGCAAAAGGAATAATGCAGTTGATACAGTATTGCGAGCCGAAGAACGTTATGCTGGTTCACGGGGAATTCGCTAAGATGGAGTACTTGAAGGAGAAGATCAAACAAGAATTCGGTGTTAGTTGTTACAATCCTGCAAACGGTGAAACTTGCATTATCACTACCACGTCCAAAGTTCCGGTGGATGCTTCTCTAGCGTTGCTGAAAGCCGAAGCGAAGAGATACTCAGCCCTGCCACCTGATCCGAAGAGACGGAGGCTGCTTCACAGTGTCCTGATGTTGAGAGAAGACGGTGTCTGTCTCGTAGATGCGGATGAG gTTGCAAAGGCTGCAGGCATCACGAAACACGTGGTCAGATTCACGTCCACTGTACAAGTAAGGGATCCCGGCCCAGCGCACGCTACTACCTTAAAGCTATTGCAGCCATTGAAAGAAAGACTATCAGGATGGACGGTTCAATTAACGGATGGCTCCATATCAGTCGAGTCCGTTTTGGTAAAAGTGGAAGGAGATGAAGATGATCAAAAGAGTGTTTACGTTTCATGGACTAATCAGGATGAAGATTTGGGTAGCTACATTCTCGGGTTTCTGCAAACGAtgttaaattaa